A genome region from Passer domesticus isolate bPasDom1 chromosome 27, bPasDom1.hap1, whole genome shotgun sequence includes the following:
- the LOC135286836 gene encoding heat shock protein 30C-like: MCRTKPRLQGTGIKTCGRQQAGRTLPAHWNGTAAAAAAAAAAAMLCRMHLAPFASSALASRLGTVRTLWPHAETIFTELQQEMEKAREFMSSFEQLLSNHGAMAMEHSPSTSMTLTQGSGDGFSVCQDVKNFAPEELSVKVVGRKVVLVGQKETQNVDEKGSFSYKYEVLKREWDVPEEVDAEALTCSLSKDGQLHIEAPKLALPAAPERSVPIQVSPAAPQTGPAAQDGATNKAQV, from the coding sequence ATGTGCAGGACAAAGCCACGCCTCCAGGGCACGGGTATAAAAACCTGCGGGcggcagcaggcaggcagaacGCTTCCAGCCCACTGGAacgggacagcagcagcagcagcagcagcagcagcagcagcgatgCTTTGCCGGATGCACCTCGCACCATTCGCCTCCAGCGCCCTGGCCAGCCGGCTGGGCACAGTGAGGACCCTCTGGCCGCACGCAGAGACCATCTTCAccgagctgcagcaggagatggagaAGGCTCGGGAGTTCATGAGCAGCTTCGAGCAGCTCCTGAGCAACCACGGAGCCATGGccatggagcacagcccgaGCACCAGCATGACCCTGACCCAGGGCTCTGGGGACGGCTTCTCCGTCTGCCAGGACGTGAAGAACTTCGCTCCCGAGGAGCTGTCGGTGAAGGTGGTGGGCAGGAAGGTGGTGCTGGTGGGGCAGAAGGAGACGCAGAACGTCGACGAGAAGGGCTCCTTCTCCTACAAGTACGAGGTGCTGAAGCGCGAGTGGGACGTGCCCGAGGAGGTGGACGCCGAAGCGCTGACCTGCTCCCTGTCCAAGGATGGGCAGCTCCACATCGAGGCCCCcaagctggcactgccagctgctcctgagaGGAGCGTGCCCATCCAggtcagccctgctgccccacagaCCGGACCAGCTGCTCAGGACGGAGCCACCAACAAAGCCCAGGTGTGA
- the LOC135286837 gene encoding heat shock protein 30C-like, whose translation MLCRLHFMPPMPSSLFPWLGPVRTLWPHPGTLFAELEREMRLEMERAREFMSSVEQYLSSGSGPGRLGIAPSPSAALTPGSADGFSVCQDVKDFSPEQLSVKVVGRKVVLVGQKETQSTDEKGSFSYKYEVLKREWDVPEEVDAEALTCSLSKDGQLRIEAPKLALPAAPERNVPIQMGPAVAQPAGSAEEGAERAKA comes from the coding sequence atGCTTTGCCGCCTGCACTTCATGCCGCCCATGCCCAGCTCGCTGTTCCCGTGGCTGGGACCCGTCCGCACGCTCTGGCCCCATCCAGGCACCCTGTTCGCCGAGCTGGAGCGGGAGATGCGGCTGGAGATGGAGCGGGCTCGGGAGTTCATGAGCAGCGTGGAGCAGTACCTGAGCagcgggagcggccccggccgGCTCGGCatcgcccccagccccagcgcAGCGCTGACCCCGGGCTCTGCGGACGGCTTCTCCGTCTGCCAGGACGTGAAGGACTTCTCTCCCGAGCAGCTGTCGGTGAAGGTGGTGGGCAGGAAGGTGGTGCTGGTGGGGCAGAAGGAGACGCAGAGCACGGACGAGAAGGGCTCCTTCTCCTACAAGTACGAGGTGCTGAAGCGCGAGTGGGACGTGCCCGAGGAGGTGGACGCCGAAGCGCTGACCTGCTCCCTGTCCAAGGATGGGCAGCTCCGCATCGAGGCCCCCAAGCTGGCCCTGCCGGCCGCTCCCGAGAGGAATGTGCCCATCCAGATGGGCCCGGCGGTGGCACAGCCGGCTGGCAGCGCTGAGGAGGGAGCCGAGCGGGCCAAGGCGTGA
- the KAT2A gene encoding histone acetyltransferase KAT2A has protein sequence MAEPEAAQPGRPPPGPGTAAAGTAAASGGTAGGAGSSDPARPGLSQQQRASQRKAQVRGFPRGKKLEKLGVFSACKANDACKCNGWKNPNPPTAPRMDLQQPVTNLSEPCRSCGHALADHVSHLENVSEEEINRLLGMVVDVENLFMSVHKEEDTDTKQVYFYLFKLLRKCILQMSQPVVEGSLGSPPFEKPNIEQGVLNFVQYKFSHLPPKERQTMYELSKMFLLCLNYWKLETPSQFRQRSQNDDVATYKVNYTRWLCYCHVPQSCDSLPRYETTHVFGRSLLKSIFTVTRRQLLEKFRVEKDKLVPEKRTLILTHFPKFLSMLEEEIYGENSPIWEADFTVPAAEGAQLVSRPAAVSTVAVPTTPLFSKKLSSSSSATSLDTSTPEPLPGEKRKLPESLTLEDAKRIRVMGDIPMELVNEVMLTITDPAAMLGPETSLLSANAARDETARLEERRGIIEFHVIGNSLSQKSNKKILMWLVGLQNVFSHQLPRMPKEYITRLVFDPKHKTLALIKDGRVIGGICFRMFPTQGFTEIVFCAVTSNEQVKGYGTHLMNHLKEYHIKHNILYFLTYADEYAIGYFKKQGFSKDIKVPKSRYLGYIKDYEGATLMECELNPRIPYTELSHIIKKQKEIIKKLIERKQAQIRKVYPGLTCFKEGVRQIPIESVPGIRETGWKPLGKEKGKELKDPDQLYNMLKNLLAQIKTHPSAWPFMEPVKKSEAPDYYEIIRFPIDLKTMTERLKNRYYVTKKLFIADLQRIITNCREYNPPDSDYCKCANTLEKFFYFKLKEGGLIDK, from the exons ATGGCGGAGCCGGAGGCCGCGCAGCCCGGGCGGCCCCCGCCGGGCCCGGGCACGGCGGCAGCGGGGACGGCGGCGGCCAGCGGGGGCACGGCCGGGGGAGCGGGGTCCAGCGACCCGGCACGGCCCGggctgagccagcagcagcGGGCGAGCCAGCGCAAGGCGCAGGTGCGGGGGTTCCCCCGCgggaagaagctggagaagctggggGTGTTCTCGGCTTGCAAG GCCAACGATGCCTGCAAGTGCAATGGCTGGAAGAACCCCAacccccccacagcccctcggatggacctgcagcagccagtgacCAACCTGAGCGAGCCGTGCCGGAGCTGTGGCCATGCTCTGG CGGACCACGTGTCCCACCTGGAGAACGTCTCAGAGGAGGAGATCAACCGTCTGCTGGGCATGGTGGTGGATGTGGAGAACCTCTTCATGTCCGTGCACAAGGAGGAGGACACGGACACCAAGCAGGTGTATTTCTACCTGTTCAAG CTGCTGCGGAAGTGCATCCTGCAGATGAGCCAGCCCGTGGTCgaggggtccctggggagccctCCCTTTGAGAAACCAAACATTGAGCAG GGAGTCCTGAATTTTGTGCAGTACAAGTTCAGCCACTTGCCGCCCAAGGAGCGCCAGACCATGTACGAGCTCTCCAAGATGTTCCTGCTGTGCCTCAACTACTGGAAGCTGGAGACGCCGTCCCAGTTCCGCCAGCGCTCCCAGAACGACGATGTGGCCACCTACAAGGTCAACTACACCAG GTGGCTGTGCTACTGCCACGTGCCACAGAGCTGTGACAGCCTGCCCCGCTATGAGACCACGCACGTCTTTGGGCGCAGCCTCCTCAAGTCCATCTTCACGGTGACCCGCcggcagctgctggagaagtTCCGGGTGGAGAAGGACAAGCTGGTGCCAGAGAAGAGGACACTGATCCTCACCCACTTCCCCAA GTTCCTCTCCATGCTGGAGGAGGAGATCTACGGTGAGAACTCTCCGATCTGGGAGGCTGATTTCacagtgccagctgcagagggTGCCCAGCTGGTGTCTCGCCCAG CTGCAGTCAGCACTGTTGCCGTGCCCACCACTCCTCTCTTCAGCaagaagctcagcagcagcagctcggcCACCAGCCTGGACACCAGCACCCCAGAACCCCTGCCAG GAGAGAAGAGGAAGCTCCCCGAGAGCCTGACGCTGGAGGATGCCAAGCGGATCCGTGTCATGGGAGACATCCCCATGGAGCTGGTGAACGAGGTCATGCTGACCATCACGGACCCTGCAGCCATGCTGGGCCCCGAG ACCAGCCTGCTGTCGGCCAACGCGGCGCGGGACGAGACGGCGCGGCTGGAGGAGCGCCGCGGCATCATCGAGTTCCACGTCATCGGCAACTCGCTCTCCCAGAAATCCAACAAGAAGATCCTGATGTGGCTGGTGGGGCTGCAGAACGTCTTCTCTCACCAGCTGCCCCGCATGCCCAAGGAGTACATCACTCGCCTCGTCTTTGACCC GAAGCACAAGACCCTGGCACTGATCAAGGATGGACGAGTGATTGGGGGCATCTGCTTCCGCATGTTCCCTACCCAAGGCTTCACGGAGATTGTCTTCTGTGCTGTCACCTCCAATGAGCAAGTGAAG GGCTATGGGACGCACCTGATGAACCACCTGAAGGAGTACCACATCAAGCACAACATCCTCTACTTCCTCACCTATGCAGACGAGTACGCCATCGGCTACTTCAAAAAGCAG GGCTTTTCCAAGGACATCAAGGTCCCCAAGAGCCGCTACCTGGGGTACATCAAGGACTACGAGGGGGCGACCCTGATGGAGTGTGAGCTGAACCCCCGCATCCCCTACACCGAGCTTTCACACATCATCAAGAAGCAGAAGGAG ATCATCAAGAAGCTGATTGAGAGGAAACAGGCGCAGATCCGCAAAGTCTACCCGGGCCTGACCTGCTTCAAGGAGGGCGTGCGGCAGATCCCCATCGAGAGCGTGCCTGGCATCC GAGAAACAGGATGGAAACcgctggggaaggagaaggg gaaggagctgaaGGACCCGGACCAGCTCTACAACATGCTGAAGAACCTCCTGGCCCAGATCAAG ACCCACCCCAGTGCGTGGCCCTTCATGGAGCCAGTGAAGAAGTCAGAGGCACCAGACTACTACGAGATCATCCGCTTCCCCATTG ACCTGAAGACCATGACGGAGCGGCTGAAGAACCGCTACTACGTCACCAAGAAGCTGTTCATCGCCGACCTGCAGCGCATCATCACCAACTGCCGCGAGTACAACCCGCCCGACAGCGACTACTGCAAGTGTGCCAACACCCTCGAGAAGTTCTTCTACTTCAAGCTCAAGGAGGGGGGGCTCATCGACAAGTAG
- the DHX58 gene encoding ATP-dependent RNA helicase DHX58, with translation MELRGYQREAAAPALRGRNSIVWLPTGAGKTRVAVHVCRRHLESRRGAKVAVLVNKVHLVDQHTEKEFHALQDTFKVTSISGDTSHKTFFADLVRKSDVVICTAQILQNALVSTEEDMHVELTDFSLLVIDECHHTHKDAVYNKIMLRYLQRKLGGQHDLPQVLGLTASPGTGGATSFEGAVEHILQICANLDTEKITSVQDELQHLQSHVPQPKKQYDLCQERVQDPFGDQLKKVMVQIQQFMEKPDFPRDFGTQIYEQRIVELEKTAAEMFCRKTRVCALHLRKYNDALLINDTVRMLDAFQCLQQFYSTERDKKDPTEQFLTATFEENRASLQALAGDHRYENPRLAKLEGILREHFQPLGTSRGIVFTKTRQSAHSLLSWLQTTATLRGQHIRAAVLTGAGYSNQTRHMTQNEQQDVIKQFRQGALNLLFSTSVAEEGLDIPECNIVVRYGLMTNEIAMMQARGRARAENSVYSVLAKANTREVTRELLNEDLVELMKSAIQAVQAMPEQEYFQKIQELQRVAVASWLMREARISERRQLHDPAAVQLYCINCNRAVCRGSDIRTVEGMHHVNINPKFGSYYRVSSGKIQFQRTFKDWEPGCRISCKECSQDWGMEMLYRQVKLPILCIKNFVVETPAEKRRYKKWGAVTFPIKAFDYLEYCSGTYSLSF, from the exons ATGGAGCTCCGGGGGTACCAGCGGGaggcggcggccccggccctgCGCGGCCGCAACAGCATCGTGTGGCTGCCCACGGGAGCCGGCAAGACCCGCGTGGCCGTGCACGTCTGCCGGCGACACCTGGAGAGCCGGCGGGGCGCAAAGGTGGCCGTGCTTGTCAACAAg GTGCACCTGGTGGACCAGCACACCGAGAAGGAGTTCCACGCGCTGCAGGACACCTTCAAGGTGACGTCCATCAGCGGGGACACCAGCCACAAAACCTTCTTCGCCGACCTGGTGAGGAAGAGCGACGTTGTCATCTGCACGGCGCAGATTCTGCAGAACGCCCTGGTCAGCACGGAGGAGGACATGCACGTGGAGCTGACAG ATTTCTCACTGCTGGTGATAGACGAGTGCCACCACACGCACAAGGACGCCGTCTACAACAAGATCATGCTGAGATACCTCCAGCGCAAGCTCGGTGGGCAGCACGACCTGCCACAGGTCCTGGGGCTGACGGCATCCCCTGGCACTGGGGGGGCAACATCCTTTGAGGGAGCTGTGGAGCACATCCTGCAG ATCTGTGCCAACCTGGACACCGAGAAGATCACATCGGTGCAGGACGAGttgcagcacctgcagagccacGTCCCCCAACCCAAGAAGCAGTATGACCTGTGCCAGGAGAGAGTGCAG gaCCCCTTTGGTGATCAGCTGAAGAAGGTGATGGTGCAGATCCAGCAGTTCATGGAGAAGCCGGATTTCCCGCGGGACTTTGGCACGCAGATTTACGAGCAGCGCATTGTGGAGCTGGAGAAGACAG ctgcagagatgtTTTGTCGCAAGACGCGCGTGTGCGCCCTGCACCTGCGCAAGTACAACGACGCTTTGCTGATCAACGACACCGTGAGGATGCTCGACgccttccagtgcctgcagcagttCTACAGCACTGAGAGGGATAAGAAGGACCCCACCGAGCAGTTCCTCACTGCCACCTTTGAGG AGAACAGGGCGAGCCTGCAGGCCCTTGCTGGGGATCACCGCTATGAGAACCCCAGGCTGGCCAAGCTGGAGGGGATCCTGCGTGAGCACTTTCAGCCCCTGGGCACTTCTCGTGGCATCGTCTTCACCAAGACAAGGCAGAGTGCCCACAGCCTGCTCAGCTGGCTGCAGACCACGGCCACGCTCCGTGGGCAGCACATCAGGGCCGCCGTCCTCACCGGCGCCGGCTACAGCAACCAGACCAGGCACATGACCCAG AATGAGCAGCAGGATGTGATCAAGCAGTTCCGTCAGGGAgccctcaacctgctcttctccACCAGTGTGGCCGAGGAGGGCCTGGACATCCCCGAGTGCAACATCGTGGTCCGCTACGGGCTGATGACCAACGAGATTGCCATGATGCAG GCCCGGGGCCGTGCCCGTGCTGAGAACAGTGTCTACTCTGTCCTTGCCAAAGCCAACACCAGGGAGGTGACCCGAGAGCTGCTCAACGAGGACCTGGTGGAGCTCATGAAGAGCGCGATCCAGGCCGTGCAAGCCATGCCTGAGCAGGAGTACTTCCAAAAG atccaggagctgcagcgGGTGGCCGTGGCCAGCTGGCTGATGAGGGAGGCCAGGATCAGCGAGCGGCGGCAGCTGCACGACCCCGCTGCTGTTCAGCTGTACTGCATCAACTGCAACAGGGCCGTGTGCCGGGGCAGCGACATCCGCACCGTGGAGGGCATGCACCACGTCAACATCAACCCCAAATTCGG GTCGTATTAcagagtttcctctgggaaAATACAGTTCCAGAGGACTTTCAAGGACTGGGAGCCCGGCTGCCGCATTTCCTGCAAAGAGTGCAGCCAG GACTGGGGGATGGAGATGCTGTACCGGCAGGTGAAGCTGCCTATCCTCTGCATCAAGAACTTCGTGGTGGAGACACCAGCAGAAAAGAGGAGGTACAAGAAGTGGGGTGCTGTGACATTCCCCATCAAGGCGTTTGACTACCTGGAGTACTGCTCTGGCACCTACAGCCTGTCCTTCTAG